A DNA window from Litorivicinus lipolyticus contains the following coding sequences:
- a CDS encoding bifunctional alpha/beta hydrolase/OsmC family protein translates to MSAQNLTFSGHDDQPLDAVIDWPAEPLRGFALFAHCFTCGKDLFAARQIARALAGKGIACVRFDFSGVGRRASQPELAGFTHDLDDLVAVYEQMRERFQAPALLVGHSLGGAAVLAAAHRMPDVSAVVTVGAPFDPGHVSHLIPHAARDEISERGFSEVRLGGRQIKVRDGFLESISNHDAEVNIGRLLKALLVMHAPNDEIVEIDNAARIYAAAKHPKSFVSLDSADHLLSRRNDALYAAEVIAAWSSRYLPAAEAVDAPADRVVVRETNAGIYQQLIHAEGHRLIADEPESVGGDNTGASPYGLLGAALGACTSMTLRMYAERKKIALDHVEVTVRHQKIHAADCERCDSQTGKVDEFVREIRLTGTLTDEQRQSLLKIADRCPVHQTLERSNQIVTALSV, encoded by the coding sequence ATGTCGGCACAAAACCTGACCTTTAGTGGCCACGACGACCAGCCCCTGGACGCCGTGATCGACTGGCCGGCCGAACCACTGCGCGGATTTGCGCTGTTTGCGCACTGTTTCACTTGTGGCAAGGACCTGTTTGCGGCGCGCCAAATTGCCCGCGCCCTGGCCGGCAAAGGCATCGCCTGTGTGCGCTTTGACTTTTCCGGCGTTGGCCGCCGCGCCAGCCAGCCCGAGCTGGCCGGATTCACCCACGATCTGGATGACTTGGTCGCGGTTTACGAGCAAATGCGCGAACGCTTCCAGGCCCCGGCTTTATTGGTCGGTCACAGCCTGGGCGGCGCCGCCGTTTTAGCCGCCGCCCATCGGATGCCCGACGTCAGTGCCGTGGTAACGGTGGGCGCACCCTTCGACCCGGGGCACGTGTCGCACCTGATTCCGCACGCGGCACGCGACGAAATCAGCGAGCGTGGCTTCAGCGAGGTCCGCTTGGGCGGCCGCCAAATCAAGGTTCGCGATGGGTTTTTGGAGTCAATCAGTAACCACGACGCCGAGGTCAATATTGGCAGGCTACTCAAGGCGCTGTTGGTCATGCACGCGCCGAACGACGAAATTGTCGAGATCGACAATGCCGCGCGTATCTATGCCGCCGCCAAGCACCCTAAATCATTTGTGTCCTTGGACAGCGCCGATCACCTGTTGAGCCGGCGCAACGATGCGCTGTACGCCGCCGAAGTCATCGCCGCCTGGTCATCGCGCTATTTGCCCGCGGCTGAGGCTGTCGATGCACCCGCCGATCGCGTCGTGGTGCGCGAAACCAATGCCGGCATCTACCAGCAACTTATCCACGCCGAAGGTCACCGCCTGATTGCCGATGAACCCGAGTCCGTCGGCGGTGACAACACCGGCGCCAGTCCTTACGGATTATTGGGCGCAGCCTTGGGCGCCTGCACCTCGATGACGTTGCGCATGTATGCCGAGCGTAAAAAGATCGCGCTGGATCACGTCGAGGTCACCGTTCGCCATCAAAAAATTCACGCCGCGGACTGCGAACGCTGTGACAGCCAAACCGGCAAGGTCGACGAGTTCGTGCGTGAAATTCGACTGACCGGGACCTTAACCGACGAGCAACGCCAGTCGCTACTTAAAATCGCCGATCGCTGCCCGGTCCACCAAACGCTGGAACGCAGCAACCAGATCGTCACCGCGCTAAGCGTTTAG
- the metG gene encoding methionine--tRNA ligase, with product MPTPRRDILVTSALPYANGQIHLGHLLEYIQTDIWVRFQKSRGHQCTYVCASDAHGTAIMLKAQSEGVTPEALIEQVKAEHERDFAAFGVDFDHFHSTHSEENRVLSEMIYERCRDGGAIKRTVIQQLFDTEKGLFLADRYVKGECPKCKAADQYGDNCEVCSATYEAYDLINPVSTLSGSVPELRDSEHLFFDLPQFQDFLKDWTTSGRLQPQISNKLAEWLDSGLMPWDISRDAPYFGFEIPDAPGKYFYVWLDAPIGYLASFKAYCDSTGMDFDAYWKADSDAEVYHFIGKDIVNFHCLFWPAMLDKAGLRTPTAVNVHGFVTVNGAKMSKSRGTFIQASTFLQHLNPECLRYYYASKLNSRVEDTDLNLEDFVQKVNSDLVGKVVNIASRSAGFIAKRFDGQLGSVDANPELSARFIAAQSRIAELYEQREFSAAVREIMALADAANAWIAEVQPWVIAKQDGQDARLQATCATALNYFRWLMIYLQPIAPGLAARSAEFLKVDGFRWSDAEHALHDHQISKFKPLLQRVEMDQVNAMLEAGKPPVEAVAAEKPATAPLSAECTIDDFAKIDMRVARIDLAEQVDGAKKLLKLTLDDGSGTPRTVFSGIRAHYAPADLNGRLCVLLANLKPRQMKFGLSEGMVLAAGEGDQVFLLDVDSQVKPGTRVS from the coding sequence ATGCCCACGCCGCGTCGCGACATTTTGGTGACCAGTGCCCTGCCCTATGCCAACGGGCAGATTCACCTTGGCCACCTGCTGGAATACATCCAGACTGATATCTGGGTTCGATTCCAAAAAAGTCGAGGCCACCAGTGCACCTACGTGTGCGCATCCGACGCCCACGGCACTGCGATTATGTTGAAAGCCCAAAGTGAGGGCGTCACGCCGGAAGCCTTGATCGAACAGGTCAAAGCCGAGCACGAGCGAGATTTCGCCGCGTTTGGCGTTGATTTCGATCACTTCCACTCGACCCACAGCGAAGAAAACCGAGTCTTGAGCGAAATGATCTACGAGCGCTGCCGTGACGGCGGCGCAATTAAGCGCACCGTGATCCAGCAGCTATTCGACACCGAAAAAGGCCTGTTTCTGGCGGATCGCTACGTCAAAGGCGAGTGCCCCAAATGCAAGGCGGCGGACCAGTACGGCGACAACTGCGAAGTGTGCTCGGCGACCTATGAAGCCTATGACTTGATCAACCCGGTTTCGACCCTATCCGGCAGCGTGCCGGAATTGCGCGACAGTGAGCACCTGTTTTTCGACCTGCCGCAATTTCAAGACTTCTTAAAAGACTGGACCACCTCCGGACGCCTGCAACCGCAAATTTCAAACAAGCTGGCCGAGTGGTTGGATTCCGGTCTGATGCCTTGGGACATCAGCCGCGACGCACCGTATTTCGGTTTCGAGATCCCCGATGCGCCGGGCAAGTACTTTTATGTATGGCTGGATGCGCCGATTGGCTATTTGGCCAGTTTCAAAGCCTACTGCGACAGCACCGGCATGGACTTCGACGCCTACTGGAAGGCCGATTCCGACGCCGAGGTGTATCACTTCATTGGCAAGGACATCGTCAATTTCCACTGCTTGTTTTGGCCGGCTATGCTCGATAAAGCCGGTTTGCGCACACCGACGGCGGTCAACGTGCACGGCTTTGTCACGGTTAACGGCGCCAAAATGTCGAAAAGCCGCGGCACTTTCATTCAAGCCTCGACCTTTTTGCAGCACCTGAACCCTGAATGCCTGCGTTATTACTACGCCTCCAAGCTCAACAGCCGCGTCGAGGATACTGACCTCAACCTCGAAGACTTCGTGCAAAAAGTAAACAGCGATCTGGTCGGCAAGGTGGTCAACATCGCCAGCCGCAGCGCCGGCTTCATCGCCAAGCGCTTTGACGGCCAACTGGGCAGCGTCGATGCCAACCCTGAACTATCAGCGCGGTTCATCGCCGCCCAGTCACGCATTGCCGAGCTCTACGAACAGCGTGAATTTAGTGCCGCCGTGCGCGAAATTATGGCCCTGGCCGATGCCGCTAATGCCTGGATTGCCGAGGTTCAACCCTGGGTCATCGCTAAGCAGGACGGTCAGGACGCACGGCTGCAAGCGACCTGTGCGACTGCGTTGAATTACTTCCGCTGGTTGATGATTTACCTGCAACCGATCGCACCGGGGCTGGCCGCCCGTTCGGCCGAGTTCCTGAAAGTCGACGGCTTTCGCTGGAGCGACGCCGAGCACGCGCTACACGACCATCAAATCAGCAAGTTCAAACCGCTGCTGCAGCGCGTCGAGATGGACCAGGTCAACGCCATGCTCGAAGCCGGTAAACCGCCGGTGGAAGCCGTCGCGGCTGAAAAGCCGGCCACCGCGCCCCTCAGCGCCGAGTGCACTATTGATGACTTTGCCAAAATCGACATGCGCGTGGCGCGAATTGATTTGGCCGAACAGGTCGACGGCGCCAAGAAACTGTTGAAGCTGACACTGGACGATGGCAGCGGCACCCCGCGCACGGTATTCAGTGGCATTCGTGCGCACTATGCGCCGGCTGACCTGAACGGCCGGTTGTGCGTATTGCTGGCCAACCTGAAGCCACGCCAAATGAAATTTGGACTGTCCGAGGGCATGGTGTTGGCCGCCGGCGAAGGCGACCAGGTGTTTTTGCTCGACGTCGACAGCCAAGTCAAACCGGGCACACGCGTCAGCTAG